Proteins from one Mauremys reevesii isolate NIE-2019 unplaced genomic scaffold, ASM1616193v1 Contig2, whole genome shotgun sequence genomic window:
- the LOC120393393 gene encoding 40S ribosomal protein S23-like: MSNQGNLGKCRELRTARKLRSHRWDQKWHDKQYKKAHLGTALKANPFGGASHAKGIVLEKVGVEAKQPNSAIRKCVRVQLIKNGKKITAFVPNDGCLNFIEENDEVLVAGFGRKGYAVGDIPGVRFKVVKVANVSLLALYKGKKERPRS, from the coding sequence ATGAGCAATCAGGGCAACTTGGGTAAGTGCCGTGAGCTTCGCACTGCCAGGAAGCTTCGCAGCCACCGATGGGATCAGAAATGGCACGACAAGCAATACAAGAAGGCCCACTTGGGTACTGCCCTGAAAGCCAACCCCTTCGGAGGAGCTTCCCATGCGAAGGGAATTGTCCTGGAAAAAGTTGGTGTAGAGGCTAAACAGCCCAATTCTGCCATCAGGAAATGTGTCAGAGTTCAGCTGATCAAGAACGGCAAGAAAATAACAGCCTTTGTTCCTAATGACGGTTGCTTGAACTTCATTGAGGAAAATGATGAAGTTCTAGTTGCTGGCTTTGGTCGGAAAGGTTACGCTGTTGGTGACATTCCTGGTGTCCGCTTCAAGGTTGTCAAAGTAGCCAATGTTTCTCTCTTAGCCTTGTACAAAGGCAAGAAAGAGAGACCACGATCATAA